One window of Nitrospira sp. genomic DNA carries:
- a CDS encoding class I SAM-dependent methyltransferase: MRSFENHKVIDAAYRFVETMKELDRGFKCKDETRPSKQAKARIALDFWSFVEVMDQCLNSDIKTLQKECRDIVGPWLFRSRYFNRSYHKPHGYAGDFRIVEWMYDIENDPCDDATQPGIVNLLDYVFSTVHSVQSVWERRHFFKRLLHQEYERNERRLRILDVACGGARYIQDFLRDIDAGSAIEVTLVDQDAAAINFCKTVSLEQWASQLHIMHIPVTRLASSLPEGVFDVVISAGLFDYLPPKLAKPLLAHMQKLTSSDGTLAITNFHAHDPSRYVKEWLVDWPLVFRTESEVLDLFPDPNRTQILHSPNRALVYANFSCRRTPVDQAALLATG, translated from the coding sequence ATGCGGTCGTTTGAGAATCACAAAGTGATTGATGCTGCATATCGTTTCGTCGAGACGATGAAAGAATTAGATCGAGGGTTTAAGTGCAAGGACGAGACGAGACCATCTAAACAAGCTAAAGCCCGTATCGCGTTGGACTTTTGGTCATTTGTTGAAGTGATGGACCAGTGTTTAAACAGTGATATCAAGACACTTCAGAAGGAATGCCGTGACATCGTAGGTCCATGGTTGTTTCGATCGCGATACTTCAATCGTAGCTATCACAAACCACACGGCTATGCAGGAGACTTTAGAATTGTTGAGTGGATGTATGACATCGAAAATGATCCATGCGATGACGCGACCCAACCTGGAATTGTGAACCTCTTGGATTATGTGTTCTCAACAGTCCATAGCGTCCAAAGTGTTTGGGAGCGACGTCACTTTTTTAAACGGTTACTTCACCAAGAATACGAACGCAACGAGAGGCGATTAAGAATCCTTGATGTCGCGTGTGGTGGTGCTCGTTATATCCAAGACTTTTTGAGGGACATCGACGCAGGATCGGCTATTGAGGTCACACTTGTGGATCAAGATGCAGCTGCTATTAACTTTTGTAAAACCGTATCCCTTGAGCAATGGGCATCGCAATTACACATCATGCACATCCCTGTAACACGACTCGCCTCATCTCTCCCCGAAGGAGTATTTGATGTAGTGATCTCCGCAGGTCTGTTCGATTACTTGCCGCCAAAGCTTGCAAAACCTCTCCTGGCTCATATGCAAAAGCTCACTTCATCAGATGGAACGTTAGCAATTACGAACTTTCATGCACATGACCCCTCAAGGTATGTCAAAGAGTGGCTCGTGGATTGGCCTCTTGTGTTCAGAACTGAATCGGAAGTTCTGGATTTATTTCCTGATCCGAATCGTACCCAAATTCTACATTCACCGAACAGGGCTTTGGTCTATGCAAACTTTAGTTGTCGGCGTACTCCCGTTGACCAGGCCGCGCTGTTAGCAACTGGTTAG
- a CDS encoding BTAD domain-containing putative transcriptional regulator: protein MARMPRSNQQANALAKLTPPRLPPIIERPRLYSSLAKARKRTLVWINAPPGFGKTTLVASYLRARKIRPLWYQLDEGDSDPATFFHYLGLAFQRVAPRHRTPLLHLTPEYLQGLLTFTRRFFENLYSRLKPPAVLVFDNYQEVAADSPIHEMLTIGIEATPPGCGVIVMSRTLPPPALARVLAAQQISVIGEEALRLTKVESQNIICLHVRPKGVHVNVQTEGLYDQFQGWVAGLILLLEQTGTHAAADRKILHQPPQVIFDYLAQEVMKRLTPERQTFLMQTAFLPEMTAAMARQLTGLESAADVLSHLYQSRYFTERRVVTDHVYQYHPLFRQFLRSHANAMLTAGQVQILQRKAASLLEQAGRIEEAFELHQEAGAIDETVRLILTRATELLHQGRFQTLEGWLNQVPLERYQQVPWLFYWLGTCRMPVAPLECEGHFERAFDKFQANGDQTGMLLAATGMVSSIFFSWMDINRADRWIDILLGLVPPHAAFPSKEIEIQVTFCLFFALIWRRPQRELIAPWVDRAKNFLETTPDIEKFSQLPSMMALLCSWKGDLASAQKYCMILQTVGERETTAPLVRLTYYANKAALEWQQGDARQTLEVVEKGLALSKKSGVHVFDPALFGSGVYGSLLRGDLGQAEQYLQRTAPFVTSSSHFMRGNFLFQSAWVARMHGNLAKAWQLVQESREVKGLKGSPFPEADSCHAAAELLHALGDDRRARHYLNRVQFLAKQTDSFYLRYIERLLRSQFEFDQGREEAGLDTLRTALVIGKDKGLGFYGWWIPKTMARLYSKALEANIEVEYVQDLIRKTRLVPIGVASASEAWPWPVKIYTLGRFEIHLDGIPLRSWRQAPYRVLHLLKAIVAFGTKSIAIPRLIDALWPEAEGDAGYETFHKTLQRLRRLLNYDKSIQVREGKVVLNRELCWVDVFAFEDLEHLAALGDAELGEKMPRDHYERMIALYRGPFLEEEKCIGWADQRRERLREGFIKAVRKVSDSRTATGQHEQTLRGVRHALKVDPLAEQHYFSRIMNPQE from the coding sequence ATGGCACGCATGCCTCGTTCGAACCAGCAGGCTAACGCGCTGGCCAAACTCACTCCCCCGCGTCTTCCCCCGATCATAGAACGCCCCCGTTTGTACAGCAGTCTCGCGAAGGCCCGCAAACGGACACTCGTCTGGATCAATGCGCCTCCAGGATTCGGAAAAACCACATTGGTCGCCAGCTATCTGCGAGCACGAAAGATCCGTCCATTGTGGTATCAACTCGATGAAGGCGATAGCGACCCGGCGACCTTCTTTCATTATTTAGGGTTGGCATTTCAGCGTGTAGCTCCACGTCATCGCACACCCCTTCTTCACCTGACACCTGAATATCTTCAGGGGCTGTTGACCTTTACCCGCCGATTTTTTGAGAACCTCTATAGTCGATTGAAGCCCCCTGCCGTGCTGGTCTTCGACAATTATCAAGAAGTCGCCGCGGACTCACCCATTCACGAGATGCTGACAATTGGTATTGAGGCGACGCCGCCTGGGTGCGGAGTAATTGTGATGAGTCGCACCTTGCCTCCGCCCGCTTTGGCTCGTGTGTTAGCCGCACAGCAGATATCCGTCATTGGGGAAGAGGCGCTACGGCTAACGAAGGTGGAATCTCAAAACATTATATGTCTGCACGTGCGACCCAAGGGAGTACACGTAAACGTGCAGACGGAGGGTCTGTATGATCAATTCCAAGGCTGGGTCGCCGGTCTAATCCTCCTTCTGGAGCAGACCGGAACTCATGCGGCTGCGGATAGGAAGATCTTACACCAGCCACCGCAGGTCATTTTCGACTATCTGGCACAGGAGGTGATGAAGCGGTTGACGCCAGAAAGACAGACGTTTCTCATGCAGACGGCCTTCCTGCCAGAGATGACGGCTGCGATGGCGAGACAGTTAACTGGTCTGGAATCAGCCGCTGACGTCCTCTCGCATCTTTATCAATCGCGCTATTTTACGGAGCGACGTGTGGTGACTGACCATGTGTATCAGTACCACCCCCTTTTCCGGCAATTCTTACGTTCCCACGCCAACGCTATGCTCACAGCCGGGCAAGTGCAAATCCTCCAACGAAAGGCGGCGTCGCTGTTGGAGCAGGCCGGTCGCATAGAAGAAGCATTCGAGTTACATCAAGAGGCAGGGGCGATCGATGAAACTGTCCGATTGATTCTCACACGGGCGACGGAGTTACTCCATCAAGGGCGTTTCCAAACCTTGGAAGGGTGGCTCAATCAGGTACCACTGGAGCGGTATCAACAAGTACCCTGGCTGTTCTACTGGCTCGGGACTTGTAGAATGCCGGTGGCACCTCTTGAATGCGAAGGTCACTTTGAGCGGGCTTTTGACAAGTTCCAGGCCAACGGAGATCAGACTGGAATGCTCCTGGCTGCGACCGGCATGGTGTCGTCCATTTTCTTTTCCTGGATGGATATTAATCGAGCGGACCGTTGGATCGACATCCTGCTGGGCCTGGTCCCACCCCATGCCGCCTTTCCCTCCAAAGAAATTGAGATACAGGTCACATTTTGCCTGTTCTTTGCCCTGATTTGGAGACGACCGCAACGGGAGTTAATCGCACCTTGGGTTGACCGTGCGAAGAACTTTCTGGAGACTACTCCAGATATTGAAAAGTTCTCCCAGCTCCCCTCGATGATGGCCTTGCTGTGCTCCTGGAAAGGTGATCTCGCATCTGCCCAAAAATATTGCATGATTCTTCAAACCGTTGGCGAGCGTGAAACGACGGCTCCGCTCGTCCGGCTGACGTATTATGCCAACAAGGCAGCTCTCGAGTGGCAACAAGGAGATGCGCGACAGACATTAGAGGTCGTCGAGAAAGGACTCGCGCTCTCCAAAAAATCCGGCGTGCATGTCTTTGATCCTGCCTTGTTTGGGTCAGGGGTCTACGGGTCATTGCTTCGGGGTGACCTAGGACAGGCAGAACAATATCTCCAACGTACGGCGCCCTTCGTGACGAGCTCTTCGCACTTTATGCGTGGAAACTTTCTGTTCCAATCTGCATGGGTGGCTAGAATGCATGGGAATCTGGCCAAGGCCTGGCAGCTCGTCCAAGAAAGCCGAGAGGTCAAAGGGCTGAAAGGAAGTCCGTTTCCAGAGGCAGATAGCTGTCATGCTGCTGCGGAATTGCTCCATGCGCTCGGCGACGATCGGCGTGCACGTCACTATCTTAATCGGGTGCAGTTCCTTGCGAAGCAGACGGATAGTTTTTACCTCCGGTACATTGAACGTCTCCTCAGGTCGCAGTTCGAATTCGATCAGGGTCGAGAAGAGGCAGGCCTCGACACCTTACGAACGGCGCTGGTTATAGGAAAAGACAAAGGTCTCGGTTTCTATGGTTGGTGGATTCCCAAGACGATGGCGCGTCTCTACTCCAAGGCGTTGGAGGCAAACATCGAGGTGGAGTACGTGCAAGATCTGATTCGCAAAACACGCTTGGTTCCAATAGGGGTAGCATCTGCGAGCGAAGCCTGGCCCTGGCCAGTGAAGATTTATACCTTGGGTCGTTTTGAAATTCATCTAGATGGCATACCGCTTCGGTCATGGCGGCAGGCTCCATATCGAGTGCTGCATCTGCTAAAGGCGATTGTGGCATTTGGAACAAAAAGTATCGCCATCCCACGACTTATCGATGCTCTTTGGCCCGAGGCTGAAGGGGATGCGGGGTATGAGACCTTTCACAAGACACTGCAACGGCTGCGGCGATTGTTGAACTACGACAAAAGCATCCAAGTCAGAGAAGGCAAAGTCGTCCTCAATCGTGAGTTATGCTGGGTAGATGTCTTCGCATTCGAGGATTTGGAGCATCTCGCCGCCTTAGGAGATGCTGAGCTGGGAGAGAAAATGCCAAGGGACCACTATGAGCGGATGATTGCCCTCTATCGGGGGCCCTTCCTTGAGGAGGAGAAGTGTATAGGTTGGGCCGATCAGCGCCGCGAGCGTCTGCGAGAAGGGTTCATCAAAGCCGTGAGAAAAGTGAGCGACTCCCGTACGGCAACAGGTCAACACGAACAGACATTGCGTGGCGTCAGGCACGCGCTCAAAGTGGATCCACTTGCCGAACAGCACTACTTCAGTCGAATCATGAATCCTCAAGAGTAG
- a CDS encoding ISNCY family transposase, with protein sequence MVGEDRVMMSAKELRRIHVIRQVRDKRITQQEAGTMLRLTERQIRRLLGRVKEEGDQGRVHRGRGKPSNRRIAEPVKAKMLRLYETRYGDFGPTLAAEKLTERHRLEVSDETLRRWLRERGIDHFARRKRPHRAWRARKAHVGELVQLDGSHHDWLEGRGPWGVLMAYIDDASSRVFARFYEYEGTIPAMDSFQRYIRHQGIPLAIYADKHTTYQSPAEPTVAEQLAGEAPQSQFGRALDELGVELIAAHSPQAKGRVERLFKTFQDRLVKELRLARIGTFEAANRFLEGYLPVYNRRFAVRPAHAVNLHRPKPTAQVLERSLCIKTSRCLRKDFTIAHEGRLYQVHDNLRATRVVVEEHVDGTMRLTHHGRALAFHAIAARPVSAAAVTAVSRSQRPIKPPADHPWRKRWRQERGHHPAAAGT encoded by the coding sequence ATGGTGGGAGAGGACAGGGTGATGATGAGTGCCAAGGAGTTGCGGCGGATCCATGTGATTCGCCAGGTGCGGGACAAGCGGATCACACAACAGGAGGCGGGCACCATGTTGCGGCTGACGGAGCGTCAGATCCGGCGCCTTCTTGGGCGGGTAAAGGAGGAGGGCGACCAGGGACGTGTCCATCGGGGACGGGGGAAGCCGTCGAATCGGCGCATCGCGGAGCCGGTCAAGGCGAAGATGCTGCGGCTGTATGAGACACGCTATGGAGACTTTGGGCCGACGTTGGCGGCGGAGAAGTTGACGGAGCGGCACCGACTCGAGGTCAGCGACGAGACTCTGCGGCGCTGGTTGCGGGAGCGGGGGATTGATCATTTCGCACGCCGGAAGCGACCGCATCGCGCGTGGCGTGCGCGCAAGGCGCATGTCGGGGAACTGGTGCAACTGGATGGGTCCCATCATGATTGGTTGGAGGGGCGCGGCCCGTGGGGTGTCCTGATGGCCTACATCGACGATGCGAGCAGTCGCGTCTTTGCTCGGTTCTATGAGTACGAGGGCACGATCCCGGCGATGGACAGCTTCCAGCGCTACATTCGGCACCAGGGGATTCCGCTGGCCATCTATGCGGACAAGCATACGACCTACCAGTCGCCAGCTGAGCCCACGGTGGCGGAGCAGCTGGCCGGGGAGGCACCCCAGAGTCAGTTCGGACGGGCACTGGATGAGCTGGGGGTTGAGCTGATCGCGGCGCACTCCCCACAGGCCAAGGGGCGGGTGGAGCGGCTGTTTAAGACGTTCCAGGATCGACTGGTCAAGGAGTTGCGCCTCGCACGGATTGGGACCTTCGAGGCGGCGAACCGATTCCTGGAGGGCTATCTGCCGGTCTACAACCGCCGGTTCGCGGTGCGGCCGGCGCACGCAGTCAATCTGCATCGGCCGAAGCCGACGGCCCAGGTGCTGGAGCGAAGCCTGTGTATCAAGACATCCCGGTGTCTGCGGAAGGACTTCACCATTGCTCATGAAGGGCGGCTCTATCAGGTTCACGACAATCTCCGCGCCACTCGTGTGGTGGTCGAAGAACATGTGGATGGGACGATGCGGCTCACGCACCACGGACGGGCGCTCGCCTTTCACGCGATCGCGGCGCGACCTGTGTCGGCGGCAGCGGTCACGGCGGTGTCCCGATCGCAGCGCCCGATCAAACCGCCGGCGGATCATCCATGGCGCAAGCGATGGCGGCAGGAACGAGGACACCACCCGGCGGCGGCCGGAACATAA
- a CDS encoding cytochrome P450: MPYLMPSFTLVDVPGAVPLLGHLRAFKTRPLERLSTWWHQHGDALRFRVGPKTLYLLSHPDLAEDVLVKQSDRFAKVYDPRRPEGLSLVVGNGLVTASGDVWKRHRRLIQPIFHRARIATMADRMTQIGEQRMAAWPADAGQPIDIADEMRQLTLEVISQTMFSSSMAHHIDGIRHALHVSVKYAFDSFSHPLFLPLWVPTARNREFRAVMQFMDELIYGLLARRRQSGTTQDDLLSVLLHARDDETGEGLTDQELRDETLTIFIAGHETTATALSWAWYLLATHPEAKARFHEEVDRVLHGRIPRFEDLDHLPYTRAVFDESLRLYPSAPVVQRKAVTHTTVGGVSLPAGAHALVSIYNLHRHPQFWPNPDQFLPERWLGGERPQSRYAYIPFGAGPRACVGIHFAAVEGPLLLALIGRRYDLQLAQEHVEPQVMVTLHPKDGLRMALRPRHAPVGSTVR; this comes from the coding sequence ATGCCGTATCTCATGCCTTCCTTCACGCTTGTCGATGTTCCCGGTGCGGTGCCTCTCCTGGGGCATCTACGCGCCTTTAAGACACGACCTCTGGAGCGGCTCTCGACGTGGTGGCATCAGCACGGTGATGCGCTGCGCTTCCGGGTCGGCCCGAAAACACTCTACCTGTTGAGCCATCCCGATCTTGCCGAAGACGTACTGGTCAAGCAATCCGACCGGTTTGCGAAGGTGTACGATCCGAGACGACCGGAAGGTCTTTCTTTGGTCGTGGGTAATGGATTGGTCACGGCATCAGGTGATGTGTGGAAACGACATCGCCGCCTCATTCAACCGATTTTCCACCGCGCTCGCATCGCGACCATGGCCGATCGGATGACTCAGATAGGTGAACAACGGATGGCTGCGTGGCCAGCCGACGCAGGACAGCCGATCGATATCGCAGACGAAATGAGGCAACTGACCCTCGAAGTAATCTCCCAAACCATGTTCAGCTCCAGTATGGCGCACCACATCGATGGGATTCGCCATGCCCTCCACGTCAGCGTCAAATACGCCTTCGACTCGTTCAGTCATCCCTTGTTTCTCCCTCTCTGGGTGCCCACAGCGCGCAATCGTGAATTTCGTGCCGTGATGCAGTTCATGGATGAGCTGATTTATGGATTGCTGGCTCGGCGGCGGCAGAGCGGAACGACGCAGGACGACCTTCTGAGTGTGCTCCTCCACGCGCGGGATGACGAGACCGGTGAGGGACTGACCGATCAGGAGCTGCGGGATGAAACATTGACTATCTTTATCGCCGGCCATGAGACCACTGCGACGGCGCTCTCATGGGCATGGTATCTCCTGGCGACGCACCCCGAAGCGAAGGCCCGGTTTCATGAGGAAGTAGACCGGGTGCTCCACGGAAGGATACCCCGCTTCGAAGACCTTGACCACCTCCCATATACGCGAGCCGTCTTTGATGAATCGCTTCGCCTCTATCCGTCGGCACCAGTAGTCCAGCGCAAAGCCGTGACGCATACCACCGTCGGCGGCGTGTCATTGCCAGCAGGTGCGCACGCCTTGGTGAGTATCTACAATCTGCACCGACATCCACAGTTTTGGCCGAACCCAGACCAGTTTCTTCCGGAACGGTGGCTGGGCGGTGAACGACCCCAATCCCGCTATGCCTACATTCCGTTTGGCGCCGGGCCGCGAGCCTGCGTGGGCATTCATTTCGCGGCAGTTGAAGGGCCGCTGCTTTTGGCCCTCATCGGCCGCCGTTATGATCTACAGTTGGCCCAAGAACACGTCGAGCCGCAGGTCATGGTGACCTTACATCCGAAAGATGGCCTTCGCATGGCGCTTCGGCCACGCCACGCACCGGTTGGCTCCACCGTGAGATAG
- a CDS encoding RNA-binding protein: MGSKLYVGGLPYSATEQQLNDVFGVHGSVASVKIITDKFTGQSRGFGFVEMSSDAEATAAITTLNGTDMGGRKLTVNEAKPMEPRSGGSGSGFGGRGGFGGGGGGNRRDRW; the protein is encoded by the coding sequence ATGGGTTCGAAGCTTTACGTCGGTGGGTTACCGTATTCGGCGACCGAGCAGCAGTTGAATGATGTGTTTGGGGTGCATGGCTCAGTGGCCTCTGTGAAGATCATAACGGACAAGTTCACGGGACAGTCGCGTGGATTTGGTTTCGTGGAGATGTCTTCCGACGCTGAGGCGACAGCTGCAATCACGACACTCAATGGTACGGACATGGGTGGCCGCAAGTTAACGGTCAATGAAGCGAAACCAATGGAGCCGCGTTCCGGTGGTAGTGGCAGCGGATTCGGTGGACGTGGTGGATTCGGCGGCGGAGGCGGCGGGAATAGGCGCGATCGCTGGTAA
- a CDS encoding methane monooxygenase/ammonia monooxygenase subunit C, whose translation MASDKGYDISQWYDSKPWKIGWAAMLMMGIFWVLYQRAFGYSHGLDSMTPEFDSVWMGLWRFNIVANALFFAVSVGWIWTTRDRNLANLDPKLELKRYFYWMGWLACYIWGVYYAGSYTLEQDAAWHQVIIRDTSFTASHIVAFYGTFPLYITCGVSSYLYAQTRLPLYNQATSFALVAAVVGPMFILPNVGLNEWGHAFWFVDELFSAPLHWGFVTLGWCGLFGAAGGVAAQIVSRMSNLADVIWNNAPKSILDPFPSQVNPNAKAGY comes from the coding sequence ATGGCAAGCGATAAAGGGTATGACATTTCGCAGTGGTACGATTCGAAGCCGTGGAAGATCGGGTGGGCGGCGATGCTGATGATGGGCATCTTCTGGGTCCTGTATCAACGGGCGTTTGGGTACTCGCACGGGTTGGATTCGATGACCCCGGAATTCGACTCCGTGTGGATGGGGCTGTGGCGGTTTAACATCGTGGCGAACGCCTTGTTCTTTGCGGTGTCGGTAGGATGGATCTGGACCACCCGAGACCGCAACCTGGCCAATCTCGACCCCAAACTGGAGTTGAAGCGGTACTTCTATTGGATGGGCTGGCTGGCCTGTTACATCTGGGGCGTGTACTACGCGGGCAGCTACACGTTGGAGCAGGATGCGGCGTGGCACCAAGTGATCATCCGGGACACGAGCTTCACGGCGAGCCACATTGTGGCGTTCTACGGGACGTTCCCGTTGTACATCACGTGCGGCGTATCCAGTTATCTGTATGCGCAGACGCGGCTGCCGCTCTATAACCAGGCGACCTCCTTTGCGCTGGTGGCGGCGGTGGTGGGGCCGATGTTCATTCTGCCGAACGTGGGACTCAATGAGTGGGGCCATGCGTTCTGGTTCGTGGATGAGCTGTTCTCAGCACCCTTACACTGGGGCTTCGTGACGTTGGGCTGGTGCGGCTTGTTCGGGGCGGCCGGGGGCGTGGCGGCGCAGATCGTGAGCCGGATGTCGAATCTGGCGGACGTGATCTGGAACAACGCGCCGAAGAGCATCCTGGATCCGTTCCCCAGCCAGGTGAATCCCAACGCCAAGGCAGGGTACTAA
- a CDS encoding DUF1566 domain-containing protein, with amino-acid sequence MKPQAQGREEVIATVIKNWQQAHPAAQRFVILADFNNDAVLDKDTNLIWELSPMPTAVTWNEARATCLTRTTGGQRGWRLPAPAEMRSLVGPAVDSPIPNIPPGHPFLNIQPTSYWTVVPEANQPSYARYVDAFLGNVLSFIKLYTYPVWCVRGPIKQDDQ; translated from the coding sequence ATGAAGCCTCAGGCACAGGGAAGAGAAGAAGTGATTGCGACCGTCATCAAGAATTGGCAACAGGCGCATCCAGCGGCACAACGGTTCGTCATTTTAGCCGACTTCAACAACGACGCCGTTCTCGATAAGGATACAAACCTCATCTGGGAGCTCTCCCCCATGCCAACAGCTGTGACATGGAACGAAGCCCGTGCCACATGCCTTACCCGAACGACCGGCGGTCAGCGAGGCTGGCGTCTACCTGCGCCGGCTGAAATGCGTAGTCTCGTGGGGCCGGCAGTAGACTCCCCTATCCCCAATATCCCGCCAGGGCATCCATTCTTGAACATCCAGCCAACATCCTACTGGACGGTTGTCCCGGAAGCCAATCAGCCATCATATGCACGGTACGTGGACGCATTTCTCGGCAACGTGCTCAGTTTCATTAAGCTATATACCTACCCGGTTTGGTGCGTTCGTGGGCCGATCAAGCAGGATGATCAATGA
- a CDS encoding TIGR01777 family oxidoreductase has translation MNIVVTGGTGFVGRALCAALFQRGHRVTILTRHTGQVLHQPDVQVQSLQWNARDSGPWEQVFEGADAVINLAGAPIADARWTDSRKQLITDSRVLTTRLLVRALSRRSTKPLIFMSASGIGYYGASDDRRLDEGTARGQGFLADLCLAWEAEALRAGELGARVVILRTGMVLEQDGGALPKMLLPFRLFAGGPIMPGSQWVSWIHRRDHIGLIQWALTTPTVSGPINAVAPEPVTMKTFCEVLGRVIHRPSWLPVPEFALNVLLGELGTLMTTGQRVIPAKAMAGGYTFRYPTLETALQTILIGTTRQGAGE, from the coding sequence ATGAACATCGTGGTAACCGGAGGAACAGGGTTCGTTGGCCGGGCATTGTGTGCCGCGCTATTCCAAAGAGGCCACAGAGTCACCATTCTGACGAGACATACAGGACAGGTTCTTCATCAACCCGACGTACAGGTGCAGTCGTTACAATGGAACGCTCGAGACTCGGGACCCTGGGAGCAGGTTTTTGAGGGAGCAGATGCGGTCATTAATCTCGCCGGTGCCCCGATTGCTGACGCACGCTGGACGGACTCGCGCAAACAACTCATCACAGACAGTCGAGTCCTCACCACTCGCCTATTGGTCAGAGCCTTGTCCCGCCGATCTACGAAACCCCTCATATTCATGAGCGCGTCCGGCATCGGCTATTACGGCGCAAGCGACGACCGTCGTCTGGATGAAGGAACGGCGCGAGGTCAGGGCTTCCTGGCCGATCTCTGTCTCGCATGGGAAGCGGAGGCCCTTCGGGCTGGAGAGCTTGGTGCGCGTGTCGTCATATTACGAACCGGAATGGTACTCGAACAAGATGGCGGGGCATTGCCCAAGATGCTGTTGCCATTTCGACTATTTGCAGGCGGTCCGATCATGCCGGGAAGCCAATGGGTCTCGTGGATTCACAGACGGGATCACATCGGGCTGATACAATGGGCTCTCACTACGCCGACGGTTTCAGGTCCGATCAATGCCGTGGCACCAGAGCCTGTGACAATGAAGACGTTCTGTGAGGTGCTTGGGCGGGTAATTCACAGACCATCCTGGCTCCCCGTTCCAGAGTTTGCCCTCAACGTTCTGCTTGGTGAGTTGGGAACATTGATGACAACCGGCCAGCGCGTGATTCCTGCGAAAGCAATGGCGGGAGGCTATACGTTTCGGTATCCAACGCTGGAGACTGCGCTGCAAACTATCCTGATCGGAACAACCCGTCAAGGTGCTGGCGAATAG
- a CDS encoding DUF523 and DUF1722 domain-containing protein has product MTACPIRLGISRCLLGDEVRFDGGHKRDRFLTDVLGRYVEWVPVCPEVEAGLGTPREAMRLVGDPHRPRLVTIKSGKDHTRALTNIAKDRVDELKKLDLSGYVFKQNSPSCGVERVPIYSQHRMLHQNGIGIFAKAFVEQFPMIPVEEEGRLCDPALRENFVERVFCFRRFQDLIQNELTRQALKRFHTIHKYLLLSHSQQHYDAMGRLIGRADRYRPKELTAKYGAIFMKGLAVKATVRKQVNVLHHIVGSFKSRLKMHEKVELLGVIDNYQRGVVPLLVPLMLIKHCVRMLEIDYLRDQVYLKPYPKELMLRNRM; this is encoded by the coding sequence ATGACGGCTTGCCCGATCCGCTTGGGTATCAGCAGGTGTCTCCTCGGTGACGAAGTTCGTTTCGACGGAGGACACAAGAGGGACCGGTTTTTAACCGATGTCCTGGGTCGCTACGTTGAATGGGTACCGGTCTGTCCTGAGGTTGAGGCGGGACTGGGCACCCCGCGTGAAGCCATGCGGTTGGTCGGTGATCCTCACCGTCCTCGACTCGTCACGATCAAGAGCGGGAAGGACCACACGAGGGCTCTCACCAACATAGCCAAAGATCGGGTTGACGAATTGAAAAAGTTGGATCTCTCGGGTTATGTCTTCAAGCAGAACTCGCCGAGTTGCGGCGTCGAACGAGTCCCTATTTATAGTCAACATAGGATGCTCCATCAGAATGGAATCGGGATTTTCGCCAAGGCCTTTGTCGAGCAGTTTCCGATGATTCCTGTCGAAGAGGAAGGGCGGCTCTGCGACCCGGCGCTGAGAGAGAACTTCGTCGAACGGGTATTTTGCTTTCGCCGATTCCAAGATCTGATACAGAATGAGCTCACCAGACAGGCTCTGAAACGCTTCCACACGATACACAAGTATCTGCTCTTGTCCCACAGCCAACAACATTATGACGCGATGGGCCGATTGATCGGTCGAGCGGATCGCTATCGACCCAAGGAATTGACTGCGAAGTACGGCGCAATCTTCATGAAGGGCTTGGCTGTGAAAGCAACGGTCCGCAAACAGGTGAACGTGCTGCATCACATTGTGGGCTCCTTCAAGAGTCGATTGAAGATGCACGAAAAGGTCGAGCTATTAGGCGTGATCGATAACTATCAACGAGGGGTCGTCCCTTTGCTCGTTCCGCTGATGCTGATCAAGCACTGCGTCCGGATGCTCGAGATCGACTATCTTCGCGACCAAGTGTACCTCAAGCCGTATCCGAAAGAGCTGATGCTTCGCAATCGCATGTAG